DNA from Hypanus sabinus isolate sHypSab1 chromosome 16, sHypSab1.hap1, whole genome shotgun sequence:
CTTACCTCTCTGTTTTGCCATCAAAGTAGATACTTAATGTACCTTTTCATTATATTGCATTGCCATGACCTTACACTGCCTATATTCTTTTCCAGCCTCTCTGCAGCTTCCTCACAATCCACACTGTTACCCAGTTTTGTATCCCAAGAAAATGTGGATATATTGTTCTTGGATCCCTCATTTAAATCAATTAATATCATGGATACGTGGCACAACAAGTGAGCACTGCTGTTGCCAGTATACTTTACACCTTAGTCTGCACCACTAAGGTCTTCATCATACTTCCGTTTCTGGGCCCAAATTGACATCTTTGTTTcccccaagttcaagtttattgtcattcaaccatatacatatAGTTCACCGAATGAAACAGCACTCCtctagaccaaggtgcacaacatagtAAGTTTAACTCGCACAGCACATAATAATGTAATATTACAACAAATAAATTAACAGATAATAAAATACATTCCAGAAGACTGACATTTAGTATAAGGTGCATGTACAACACATGTTAAAAAACTAACTGTACAATGCTACTGGCACTCTGTAAGCGATGAGGCCTGGGTGGGTGGCAGTGATTTCCGTAGtctcatggcctgggggaagaagctgtctcccGTCCTAATGCCACAGCATCTCCTGTAAGGGGTCAAGGAGATTGTGGGGTGGCGTCAACACATCAGAAATTCTGATCTGGCCATGAATTATTTTGTAAGATCTCACTGGGGTGAAGAGTGCTGGAGAAATGAAAATCAATCCTGTTTCAACCTTTCCACAAAAACATCCACACCACCACTCTGACTGTGAGTCACAGTCAGTGCATTCCAACAGAACAATCGTCTTCCCTCAGGTTGGCCACAAGGAGTGGCTGGATAGGCTGGGACCTATTACCTGGGCATGAGAGAATGAGAGGTCAATATATGGCAGTTTATAAACTCATGAGCAGGTAGAAGGTGAGAGAGGTAAGGTTGGATTTGTACCTGAGGGAAACCCCTGAACACAAACTCTGGTGGGGatatggaacaggctgccagaagAAATGACAGAGACGGGCAGAGTTACAATGTTGTAAACACATTTAGACATGTAGATGGATAAGAAAATGAGGCAATAGACTATAAGACATTAGGAGCAAGATCTGGCCATTcaactcatcaagtctgctcagccatttgatcatggctgatttattgtctatctcaaccccattttcctgacttctccctgtaaccctggatattcttacaaatcaagaatctatctgcattaattctgcattaaatataccaatgatttggcttccacagcagtctgtagcaatgtattgcacagattcaccaccctctagctaaagaaatccctctgcATCTGTTCTAAATATGAGCCAAATGCTTTTAATTGGGACTATTGTAACTAAGGTAGACAACTTGGTCAGTGTAGATAagttgggctaaatggcctgaaTTTGTGCTGTATACATTTATGACTCTATAATCTAGAAAATTTAAAACAGGTTTGCCTTAAAATCTCCTTTGCAAGGAAACCAAAACAATATTCTTACATTGGCTTCTGATTTCCAATGCAATAACTGAACCTCATGCAGAgtatcggcctgaaacattgactgtttatttattttcatagatgAGTTGAGTGCCTCCTGACTCGTGCGTGTTGTGTCAAATGCAGATCCCAGTTCTCTGGTCCAGCAATGGCACAATTGGCAATCTGTACTCAATTGTGTGAGCAATAGCGCCACCTGGTGGAGTTACCTGTTTTCAGGCACACTTTCCCTTGCTTTCTGTCAACCGATTCACACAATCACTGCCCAATTCCCAGTGCAAGAAGGGATCTATTGTCAGAATTGGCGTCTGTTGGAAAAAGAGTTCAGTTGGACTCTAGTGGTTCTGCAATTTGACAATCAAGAACAATTGGACTTGCCGGTATTCTGACCAAAAGTTTCCCACTCAACTAACACCACCTCAAAAGAACCTACTCAGAAAGAGGCCGTTTAGCTCCATCTCGTCCATGCCAAATTATTATTCCACCTGCTATACAAATAGTTGATATAGATCTtccatgaggaaaggttgagagaaCTAGGGCTTTTCTGATTAGGAACAGCTGAGCaatctagggcttttctctttggggcaAATGAGATGACTTGACAGACGTGCATAAAGTAAgagcctttgatagagtggacagctttTGCAACTTTCATCTCCAGGGCAATAGTAGTTAATATCAGAGGTGACTGAAGGAAACTACAGGGAGTAGAGAGATTTTAAATGCAGAGAGAGATGGGTGCATGGTGGTAGATGCAGACACATAAGACACATTTAAAAGATtcttataattttttctttttcctttgatgattatttttttcatataattattatagacttgattgacaATATACTATGTTTatatgttgatattttaataggatattgttatcctactactaattcaatttcaagtcttatgcatttataaactattattatattatgtttcttttatatatgaaattcaataaaaagattgaaaaagaaagaaagaaagattcttAGACAGACATATTGATGAAAGtcaaatggaggactatgtgagagggaagagagagattgATCTTAGATTAGGTTAACAAAAGAGCTTGTACTATGCTCTACAACCCTCATCCATAATGATCTCATAATTACTGAATTTACATTGTTTAACCAGGGCAAGGTGGACACACACATCTATCCAGTTATTGTTGTGACTGTTTGTGCACCAAATGAATTAACCTATTGTAGGTGCTTGGGACTTTACAGAGAGGATGGTGGAGGTTGGGGTTGTCAGCACCATGAGATAATACAGTGGAAGGCTGCATGCAGAAGCCAGCAAACTGCTTTTCCCCAaaagccgccccccccccccccccgtgccatcttcccccaggcagttaatctgataaGCATTCTagtcccctccccaccctcctatCTACTATCTCAGTCACTTTGAACCACTGTTATAAAGTTGTGCATTTCAAACATGTTATTTATGAAAGcatgtacattttattccatattggCAATTCAAATATCATTATAACATAGCTTCAAATTGCTGAAAGGCTTTTTGTTGTATTATTACATAaactacaaaaataaatatattttaaattaaacaagtaatgcaaaatgagagcaaaaaagagtgaggtagtgtacacaaGTTCATTGTTCAGTCAgtaatctgatagcagaggggaagagactgttcctaaaatgttaatagacaataggtgcagaagtagaccattcggcccttcgagcctgcaccaccattttgagatcatacccggttcctgccttgtccccatatcccttgattcccctatccataagataactatctagctccttcttgaaagcatccagagaattggcctccacaaccttccgaggcagagcattccagacccccacaactctgagaagtttttccttaactctgtcctaaatgacctaccccttattctcaaaccatgccctctggtactggactctcccagcatctggaccatatttcctgcctctatcttgtccaatcccttaataatcttatgtttcaatcagatcccctctcaatctccttaattccagcatgtacaagtccagtctctctaacctctctgcgtaagacagtccggacatcccaggaattaacctcgtgaatctacactgcacttcctctacacgTCTGAAAGTGGTGCTTTCAGGTTTCTGAACCTCCTcctttatggcagcagtgagaagagggcatgtgctggggaTGGGGGTCATtgctgatggatgccacctttgtgagtcattgccttttgaagatgtcctcaagtgctggggaggctagtgcccatgatgaagctggccgagtttgcaactttctctgatccagtgcagtggcccctccagacCAGATGGTGAGGCAACCATTTGTAATGCTCTGTGATatagctgcagaaatttgctgcAGTCTTTGATAACAGAGCAAGTcaccttaaactcctaatgaaatatggccattgttatgtcttctttgtaattgcttgccttgctaaagtccacggagacaacatccacagccttgtcTTCAAATTTTCTGGCAACTTCCTCAAACTATAAAAGGTTAGACACAGCCTACCACAAAAtacatgttgactattcctgatGAGTCCCAGTCAATTCAAATACTTGTTTCCATCCAgttccttagaatatcttccaaaaaCTTTCCTACTGCTGATGTCAAGCTCATTGGCCTATACTTCTTGGCTTATTCTCAGAGCCATCCTTAATCAAcagaacattagctatcctccatctTCTCTGCTGAAGCAAATTATAGCCCTCCTGATCTCATCAACTGTTCTCTTGTTtttcttatactcaagtaccccatttgttcctgcATACTTACATCTGCAATACACTTTTTCTTAATCAGGACTCAATATCACttaaaaaaaaaaagcaaaggttCCATAAACCCATAATCTTTGTCTTTTACTATGACAGGAGCATAAACCTTGTACTCCCAGAATCTCACTTCTGAAGACCTCTCATTTGCTaagtacacctttgtcagaaaacaacctgtcccaatccacagttgccagatcatttctgatgccTTCAAAATTTCTGAAAGGATTTTGTCCCACTCCGAATTAGAAAAAGGCTACACAGCAACCACACCAGGAACCCCAGACTTAATACTTACTTCCTCCAAGCTGTCAGGCTAATCAAAACCTCCACCAATTTACCCAtcccaccactacttcatcattccTGCGTGTGATGTCACTACATACATACAATTTATACAACATCACCTCATGtaactttgtggatccagaactggcttgcccacagagggcaacgagtggttgtagatgggtgatattctacatggaggccagtgaccagtggtgtgcctcagggatctgttctgggacccctactctgatttttataaatgacctggatgaggaagtggagggatggattagtaaatgtgctgatgacacaaaggttggggatgttctGTGCAGTGGTTGTAGGTAGGGCTATCAGCAGTTACAGCAGTACAtagataggatacaaaactgggctgagaagtggcagatagagttcaacttagataggtgtgaggtggttctttttggtaggtcaaatatgatggcagaatatagtattaatgttgaGACTCTTGAcagcatggaggatcagagggatcttggggtctgaatccataggacactcaaagctgctgtgcaggttgactgtggttaagaaggtgtacggtgcattggccttcaattgtgggtttgagtttaagagctgataggtaatgttacagctatataggaccctggtcaaaccccacttggagtactgtactctattctggtcacctcactacaaggacacagaaaccatagaaaggatacagaggagatttacaaggatgttgcctggattggggagcatactttTGAGAACAGGTtatgtgaactcggccttttctccttggagcgatggaggataagAAGGGGCCTGATAGATGTATGcaagatcatgtggatagtcagaggctcccCCCCAGGGAAaaagtggctaacatgagggcTTTTTTTTGGTGCTTGTAAGTAGGCACAGAGGTGTCAGaggcaagtgttttttttaaaaagtggtgagtgtgtggaatgggctgctgacaaaggtagtaaagtggaaataatagggtcttttaagagacttctggagcttagaaaaatagagtgccaTGGGCAAGCCCAGGTAGctccaaggtagggacatgtttggcacagctttgtgggccaaaatgcctgtattgtgctgtaggttttctgtatttATGTTTAGTGCTTTCTGacactgcattggatctggagcaactcactctgctctcctcaatcCTGTACTGAAGTGATAATAAAGAATCTTCAATGTTGCTGCCTTAATATTAACAGCAATTTTGAATGTGGTACCAAGATATTCTGTGATTCCAAGGTAATGAGCATAAAAGCAGAATGCTTTGGTTGGAGTTATTCTCTGCATAAGAAATGTTTGTGATGGTTGGAGGTTAAATCTCCGGTATCACTAACCATTTATAGGGCAGCTCAAACCACCTGCAAAGACCTTATTTCTATCATTAGATCAGAACATAGaatacagcacatcacaggcccttcagcccaatgttgtgccaatccttaaaccctgcctcccatataccccccccccttaaattcctccatatacctgtcttgtagtctcaaacttcactagtgtgtctgcctccaccactgactcaggcagtgcattccacacacctaccactgagtaaaaatccttcctctaatatcccccttgaacttcccaccccttaccttaaagccatgtcctcttgtattgagcagtggtgccctggggaagaggtgctggctgtccactccatctattcctcttaatatcttgtatacctccatcttgtctcctctccagagaggagagccctagctcccttaatctgatccaaatccatactctctgaaccaggcagcatcctggtaaatctcctctgtaccctttccaatggttccacatccttcctatagtgaggcaaccagaaatggacacagaactgcaagtgtggcctaaccagaattttatagagctgtatcattaccctgcaactccataagctttcttaactacccaatctacctgtgaggcaactttcaggtatCTGTGGTCATGtaccccccagatccctctgctcctccacacttccaagtatcttgccatttactttatactctgccttggagtttgtccttctaaagtgtaccacctcacacttctgggctgaactccatctgccacttctcagcccacttctgcatcctattaatgtctctctacaatctttgacaatcctctacactacctacaacactaccaacctttaccatctgcaaacttgtcaacccacccttctacccccacatccaggtcattaataaaaatcatgaaaagtagaggtcccagaactgatccttgtgggacaccactagtcacaaccctccaatctgaatgtactccctccaccacgaccccctttctgcaggcaagccaattctgaacccacctggccaaacttccctggatcccatgcctcctgactgtctGAATAAGCTTACagtgtagaaccttgtcaaatgcctcactaaaatccatgtagatcacatccactgcactaccctcatctatatgcctggtcacctcaaaGAACTCAggtttgttagacacgatctgcccttcaaagccatgctgactatccctaatcagaccatgattctctaaatgcccatagatttctaagaatcttttccaacagctttccaccACAGGcagaaggctcactggtctataattacccagactatctctactacctttttGAAGAAGGGGACAACATTGACCTTCCTCCactcctccggtaccattcccgtggacaacggggacataaagatcctagccagaggttcagcaatctcttcccttgcctcatggagcagtctggggaatatttcatcaggccccagggacttatccatcctaatgtattttaacaactctgacacctcctctCTTAATATCAagatgctccagaacatcaacctcactcatagtCCTCCCCATCAATTTCcccctcactggtgaatactgaaaagtattcattgaggacctcacttccacagcctccaggcacatctcccACCTTTATCTAATTGTCCCATctccactcctgtcaaccttttgttcttcacataattgaagaatgccttggggttttcatttaccctacttgccaagaccttctcatgctcccttcttcctatcctcagccccttcttaagctcctttcttactaccctatattcctcaataaactcatctgatccttgcttcctaaacctcacataTGCTGCCTTCTATCTGAagagattctccacctcacttgtcacccatggttccttcaccctaccattctttatcttcctcaccaggaagagtttatccccaacatcctgcaagagagcCCTAAACAGCAACCACATGGCCATAGTACATttctctgcaaaaacatcatcccaattcacacctgcaggttctagccttatagcctcataatttgcccttctgcAATTAAAATTTTTTCCTGtcctgattctatccttttccatgaaatgttaggccagggagcagtggtcattgtcccccagatgctcacccactgagaaatctgtgacctgacctggtttgttATCCAATACTAGATCTCATGTGGCAttcccctagttggcctgtctacatattgtgacaggaacctgtcctggacacacttaaactctgccctgtctaaaccattggaactaatctggtgccaatcaatattagggaagttagtCACCCATAACAACCCTGCTATTTTTGCCCCTTCCTAAAATCTGccccccaatctgctcctcggtatctctgctgctaccaaggGGCCTATGGAATACcctcagtagagtaactgctcccttcctgttcctgacttctatccACACCGACTCAAAGGATCCTattacattacccaccctttctgtagctgtaatagtatccctgaccagtaatgccacccctccctcccccctctatcccttttaaagcactgaaatccaggaatattgagaatccattcctgccctggtcccAGCCAAGTctctaatggccactacatcataattccatgtatgtatccaagctctcagttcatcgcctttgttcctgatgcttcttgaagtacatgcactttagcccttctacctttacatcttttattctgtttctttcctcaaagcctctttacaTGTTAAATCTAGCTTTACttcatgcactatacttgcagctcacatgacctttatcctcctccacctcaagatctgctctaacactggttcccctccctctgcaaatctaatttaaccccccccccccccacagcagcactagcaaaccttctcgCAAGGAtcttagtccccctccagttcgggTGCAACCCCTCCCATTGGAACAGGTCCTACCTCCCCTGGAACAAGGCCTAATTGTctagaaacatgaagccctccctcctgcaccaacttcttagccacatatttagctgcattatttgcccatttctagcctcactagcacgtggcatgggtagcaatcctgagattgcaaccctggaggtcctgtccttcaacatTGCACTCAACTCCAAATTCTCCTTGCAGGACTTCCTTCCtatccacatcattggtccctacatgtaCTATGACATCGGGAGGGAATATTGTTTGAGAGTACAAGAGGTTATGTCCTATATTATGAGGATCCTTGCTCATGGATGGCAACATTTGAGTCACTACCTCTCGAGATCTTCAAGGGAGTGGTCATGAAAGCTGGCCAAGACTCCCTTTATGATGGAGGCCATCTTTGGACAGGTTCCTGTTTAAGAGGTATATGGTTCAAATACAGGTGAACCCGTCTAGGGCAAGCAGCACTTTAGTTGGCATGTCTGCATGCCCTATAtgaaaataggcccttcagcctaaccTATGCAAAAATACCTGACTAAGTCAATCCCATTTGATAACTAATATCAGAGCCATTTGATTACAGCTCATTACCCCCTCAAAACTctgaactccaagacctgggacTCTTTCGTTGTCCTGTGCATTTGGATTTTTCTTCCTTGCTAGAGGGACCACAATCAGTACAGATCATAAAACTCATCTTATTGATTAGCAACAGGTGCACCTTAAAGCTATATGCTTATAACCCAATTCCATATAAGGAAGTCTGGCCAAGGATGTCATCCCCCATCATGGATGACATCAACAAAAAGGCAATGTTGCAATAAAGTGACATTCATCATCAGGACCATGCCCCCTTTCCAGTGGTGCAATCAAGCACCTGTATACTCAATCTAAgagtcaacaaacagcatcccTCTTGAACCAATCTGGTAAGCCAACTAGTGTTATTTATATTTAAGATTAGAAATATGACAAGCTGTTTTGTGCTGCTGCAAAATGTAATATTCACCCCACTTACATTGGCTACCCAAGCCATGAGATTTgtccaagatttttgcacagtatatCCTATTTCATCACTAAGGGGCTTTGATGCATGGGAGCATTACAATGTAGTCATCTCCATTCCAGCCTGAAAATACAATCCCCAACAGGACAATGGCAGAGTAAATCCTGGCACTCCATTTCAGCAACTGCACTTTTGCAGCCAGAAAGTTAAATTAGAATAAATGATTCCAGAATCAACTTTTAGATTAACACTCCACTGGAATGGATAATAGAAAATACAAAGACAGATTACCCAGTTAAGATGTGgaacaggtgctggaaattcaaaatgGCTAGATTACACCTATAGAGGGGAAATAAACCAATGCCACTGTTGGATGGTCAGTTAAAATTAGCCAATTCAGATAAACAGGTTTGGTGTATCTAACCTTAGATTTGTCTTCTACATTGATCACCTTTGTCAGGGGCATGGGTTGAAATGAACagttgggggggggtggtgtttcTCTGAAGCCTGGTCTTCCAACTATGTGACAACCTGCACTCAGAGCAGACTGACATTTTAATTGCTTGGGCAGATTTCAGTTTCAATACCAAGCTGCAATGCAGAAAAACAATGAATTTGGTTTAGCTTCCCTTTGAGTATTGTATTACCCAAAATGGTATTTTGAACAAGTTGTTATCCAATGTTTGGGAAATGGTCTGTAGTGCCAGGAgagatgggagcagaattaggcctgtttggcccatcaagtctgcatcattcaatcatggctgatcattctcttcaccacccccacccccatctcctcaaccccagttcccagccttctcctgtAATCTTTCATGTCCAATCAAGCAGcattcaagctctgccttaaatatgcccaacgacctggcctccacaactgcatttagcaacaaattcaccacccttcagctaaagaaatttcaccacatctgttttgaaatgtcacccctctatcccgaggctatgcccttttgtcctagactctcaccatgggaaacatcctacttaggactttcaacattaaaaatgtttcaatgacatttctccccccccccatccttctcaattccagcaagtacagacccagaaccatcaaatgatccttgtacaataaccctttcattcctggaatcatcttgcTAAActcctgtggaccctctccaatgtcaacacacctTTGCTAAgacgaggggcccaaaactgttcaaaattcaaattgaagcctcaccagtgccttaaaacttcagcatcacatccttgttcctGTATTCTAGCCTTCTTGAAATGAagaccaacattgcatttaccttcctcacaagtcaacttgcaagttaacatgtagggtgttctgcacacGGACTTCGAGTccctcagattcctggattttcttcccatttaggcAATAGTCCACatgtttatttctactactaaagtgcataCCCATGCATTTTctggcatttcatttgccactttcttgcccatagtttaagtccttttgcatccAACCCATCCACACTCTGCCcctccaatcttcatatcatctgcaaacctgacaacaaagccatctattccatcctGCAAGTCATCTATACAGCAATAGAGTGGTCccgacactgacccctgtggaacactagtcactggcagtcagccaggaaaggatcctttattcccacttactCCCTTctaaccaatcagccaatgctgatGCCCCAGTATTAATCTCAAAAGCAAGGACAGTGGGACAAAGATGGTTAAAGAGATCAAAGAAAACTAAACAGGAACCCATCTCTTGTAAAGTGAAGCCATAAGTTATGCCAAGTAAAAGTGACAAGCAACCCAACTCAAAGGGATGCAAGTGACAGGCAAGTATTTTTCTAGTACTTTATTCCCAAGCGATTATCTGGAGATTAACGGCGACTGACTGAGCAACTAAATGTTGCAAATAGGCAACAgtcaggggaaaaaaaacacaccGAGAGAACAAGCAACTTGAACTTTATTTCACACTTAAACTAGTTGAACAGAATTTACTTGCGGTTTCTGTACAAGAAAGAGACGATTGAAGTAGCAGCGGCGCGAAAGGCAGCCGTCACGGCCAGGGTAATGATCAATACCATTTCAGATATCACACCTTTAACAAAGGAAGCGAAGGTTAGTCAGAAGATCAATTGCAAGCTGCAGAGGTGCGATCTTGAACTCACCGCTTCGTGAAGTTTGTCGCCCAGGTCGCTCGATCCCATTGAAGGGTTGGGTTGCCAGGTCGGGCACTCCGTTCTCCAGAATGACCAGTGGTCCAAGCGAGGCCTCGCCCTCCCGCTTCGCTCGATCAACTTTCTCTGCAATGCAAACTACTGGTCAAGAAACGGACATTGCGACCTCACATCCAGGAGGAACTAACGACTCACCAATCGCAGACAGAGTCTCCCTCCGACCTCTTGAATCAACTACACCCTCCCCTATGGCTGTGCAGTCACCCAGGCGACAACAGGCACAGACATCGAGACTCGTTTCTTCCAATGGAGTCCCCCTAACCAAGAAAACTTCTCTTATCAACTCATTAATGAGCATCACAAGATCCGAGATGGAAAACAACTTACATGTTCTGCGTCTTCTGGAAAGTGCAAGCTTTGTTCATGGAATCGCTCCGATTAACTGCAGCAACTTTCAGGCGACAACTGTTGAAGATCTGACAGATGTTGAACAAGGTTAATCTGTGAATCGCCTCCAGCATCTAATGCCCACTGTTCAACTCCTTACCAGGGAACGCTCATCTCCGGAGAAACGGAAAGCATCCAGATCAAAGCGGAGCTTGTCCACCTCACGGTCAGCCCCGGCCAACACGAAGGTGGAAAAGGAGTCCTCGGTCGCACTGTCCAGGAGATACCTGAACAAGATGGGCATGAGAAATAGTCACAGATATTATTATTTGGAGAAATCCAAAGGACACTTACCCGTGGTGATCAATGATGTTGTATCTCGGggtggagtccttgtccaggctcAGGGTGGCGACACAGCGGTCAATGTGGAGCTTCAGGGGCAAGTGGTTAATCATAGAAACAGAAGCTTCGATGTGTATGAGCTCGCCCAGGTAGTAGGTGGAGGAGGCGCGCTCTGTAAGCCAGTC
Protein-coding regions in this window:
- the LOC132405912 gene encoding zona pellucida sperm-binding protein 3-like, with protein sequence MRVCCGKGVGLLLLLLVGAVCGSDTWREFRDQRFPWRKVKAGTESNVQTVEVQSESPLKTVTVQCGERNILVRVDTDLFGTKHLVKAADLTLGTVGCRPTAIFPQNHTIFFDYGLHECGSELQMAEDFLVYATHLNHRPQARGAIVVRTNRAIVPIRCRYFRKANVSSNPIHPTWMPFSSTRSGEGQLSFSLRLMTDDWLTERASSTYYLGELIHIEASVSMINHLPLKLHIDRCVATLSLDKDSTPRYNIIDHHGRYLLDSATEDSFSTFVLAGADREVDKLRFDLDAFRFSGDERSLIFNSCRLKVAAVNRSDSMNKACTFQKTQNMGTPLEETSLDVCACCRLGDCTAIGEGVVDSRGRRETLSAIVCIAEKVDRAKREGEASLGPLVILENGVPDLATQPFNGIERPGRQTSRSGVISEMVLIITLAVTAAFRAAATSIVSFLYRNRK